A stretch of the Metopolophium dirhodum isolate CAU chromosome 8, ASM1992520v1, whole genome shotgun sequence genome encodes the following:
- the LOC132950684 gene encoding eukaryotic translation initiation factor 4H, whose translation MAGRSAFSDFDNSSFNKPLPNSPPFVAYLGNLPQGITQGDVENLFLQSQLQIRNVRLVHDKETDMFKGFGYVEFVTLEHLKDALQMEVFIEGQKIKIDVASGKRNERSGFDRGGRGGGRGGAPGSFSNNPGMRSRSDDFTQNSGFSGGNFRNQNGGGMGGGMGGRGNFMEQSGGGMNRYPDSGSRDFNRPGNASQFPGGSRSERRPDFESLPPPPNDPGRPKLQLKPRTIKEPLNQLADSTQHTSIFGGAKPREEKSLPDVVKKTSPSH comes from the exons tttcaaCAAACCATTGCCCAATAGTCCGCCATTTGTGGCTTATCTGGGAAATCTACCACAAGGGATAACACAAGGAGATGTTGAAAACCTATTTCTTCAGAGTCAG TTGCAAATTAGAAATGTGCGGTTGGTTCATGACAAAGAAACTGATATGTTCAAAGGTTTTGGGTATGTTGAATTTGTCACTCTAGAACATCTGAAAGATGCACTTCAAATGGAAGTCTTTATTGAAggacaaaaaatcaaaattgatgtTGCGTCTGGAAAACGAAATGAACGATCAGGATTTGATAGAGGTGGCAGGGGTGGCGGCagag gtggTGCTCCAGGAAGTTTTAGCAATAACCCTGGAATGCGCAGTAGGTCTGATGATTTTACTCAAAATTCAG GTTTTTCTGGTGGTAATTTCCGCAATCAAAATGGCGGAGGAATGGGTGGTGGAATGGGCGGACGAGGTAATTTCATGGAACAATCTGGAGGAGGCATGAACAGGTATCCAGATAGCGGTTCACGAGACTTTAATCGACCAGGAAATGCTTCGCAATTCCCAGGAGGAAGTCGTAGTGAGCGTAGACCAGATTTTGAAAGTTTACCACCACCACCAA atgatCCTGGCAGACCTAAATTACAATTGAAACCAAGGACCATAAAAGAACCACTGAATCAATTGGCTGATTCTACTCAACATACAAGTATATTTGGAGGAGCAAAACCTCGCGAAGAGAAATCACTTCCTGACGTTGTGAAGAAAACATCACCATcgcattaa